The Patescibacteria group bacterium genomic interval CAACCCCCTCTAGTGCACTCGGCCTCTCAATGAGTTTGCTACAGTTAATAAATCCATCACTGATTAGTCCAGAAGTGAGAAGGGCATATGGTCTTTTCTTATTTCCATCGTGTTGCCACAAAGCTCCGAGTGTTGCGAGTTTTTCAATCCAATATTTGTTGATTGTCATAAATTCCACCTCCTTTCTTCGATTTAAGTCATTGAGCGATATTTCTGGCGCAATACTATACTGCTTCTTCAAAAAACACAACTCCTCGTAGTGAGGAGAGAATCGAACTCTCATTGAGAAATACTTATTAATTCGCATTTCTCCTCCACAGTATTTTGAGGCAATCAATTATGTTTTCAGAATAAATGGTGGGCGAGGAGGGACTTGCCCGCCAAAGGCGGGTCCGCCTCTGGCGGAAACCCTGAAAGTAGTGCCGGAGGAGAGAATCGAACTCTCATGGGTTGCCCCACACGATTTTGAGTCGTGCGCGTCTACCAATTTCGCCACTCCGGCATATTTCACATATTATAGCACTAAGCCATATGAAGCAATTTTGTGAGACTGGATGTTGATGTTACAATACAGTTCATTCATACAATATGTCACAATTTTACAGCGATTCAATTTTTTGGATAGAGATAGATAAAATAAAGCCAAACCCGTACCAGCCAAGACGTGATTTTGATGAGGGTAAATTGGCTGATTTGGCCGAGTCGATTCGCCAGTACGGCATACTTCAGCCGCTCGTGGCAACCCGTCATGAGGAACAACGCGAGGACGGGGGACTCTCGGTTTCGTACGAGCTCATTGTAGGGGAGCGGAGATTGCGTGCCTCAAAGATTGCGGGTCTTACTCAAGTTCCAGTTACAATTCGTACCGGTGAGGATGACAATAAAATGAAGCTTGAGATTGCTATCATTGAAAATGTTCAACGAGAAGACCTAAACCCAATTGACAGGGCACGAGCATTTCAACAGTTGGTGAGTGAATTTCATTTCAAACACAGCCAGGTGGCGCAGAAAATCGGAAAAAGCAGAGAATATGTATCAAACAGTTTACGACTCTTGGCTCTCCCACCTGAAATACAACAATCACTTGCTGAGGGAGTCATTTCAGAGGGACATGCGCGTCCTATGATGATGCTTGGCGATAGACCGGAAGAGCAAAACACACTTTATAAGGAAGTTATGGTGAAAAAGCTCACCGTGCGCGAAGCAGAAGCAATCGCTCGGCGGGTTGCTCAAGATAAAGTAAGGAAAAAGTCATCCTATTTGGACCCTGAAATAATTGCACTTGAAAAGGAACTCACCGAAAAGCTTGGAACACGCGTACATATAGAACAGCGCGAAGTCGGTGGGAAAATTCTTATTGATTTCTTTTCTGGAGACGACCTTAAAAGTATTGCAGAAATACTCCACGCAGGTGGAGATAAAAAGAATGATGTTCCGCAAGACGACAAACCTGTCACCGAAAAAGATATAAAAGAAGAAATAGTTGCTTCAACGAAAGATCAGCCAGTGGATGACAGACCGGAAGTAGAGCGGGATGGTGACGAAGATATCTACTCCGTCAAGAATTTTTCAATTTAAATTACTGCGCAGTTAACTACCATCTCTCTACTTGCCGTGCTTGCAATTATCTTTCAACTGTGTAATGCTGAGATTGGTTGTAACAACAGTGGAGAATAGTCATGAATACCATGATTAAAGACGGTGCTTTTCGAAAGTCTTCCTTAAGTCGGAAGCCTGGGTTGCACTGTGTAGAAGTTGCTCACAGGGATGATGACACAATCGTCGTCAGGAATTCAAAAATCCCGGGCGATAATAAGTTACATTTCAATAGGAGGGAATGGGATGCTTTCATTCGTGGGGTTAAAGTCGGCGAATTCGACATCTAGCGAGGTATATCGGCATGGTGCGGAAGAAAATAATATATGATCTTCTTTCGCATTTTATATACTTCAATTATTTTTTTGCAAAGTTGACTTAATATGACGTCGTGCTATTGTTGTTTTTGCAAAATTCATCCACTTTTGTGTAGGATGACTTGATTCTTTGGTCATGATTTCAACAATATCGCCATTCCTAAGTTTAGTTTCAAGAGATACCAATTTTCCATTTACCTTAGTCCCCGATATATGGTCTCCAATATCGGAATGTATTGCGTACGCAAAATCAACAGGACTTGAGTCTACAGGAAGATCAACCACATCACCGCGTGGTGTAAATACGAATACGCGGTAACTGAAAAAATCTGTTCGAAGTGTGTCCAAAAACTCTTCCGATCCAGAAACGCCTTTTTGTGATTCTGCAATTTGTTGTATCCACTGTGGAATGGTTGGGCGGGTATACTTTGGGCCTTTTTTCTTTACTGCTGATTTTGAATTGTTACCCCATTCCATCACAGGCAACAGGTCTTTAAACCAGAGTAGGTTTGGGCTTATTTTTTTTGATTTAAAGTAATCTTTATACGATATATGAGCAGCAACACCGTACTGAGCTTCTCTGTTCATTTTCTCAGTTCGTATTTGAATTTCTACAATACCACCATCTCCAGTGAAAACAGTTGTATGGAGACTTTGGTATCCATTTGGTTTTTCAAATGATATATAGTCTTTTATTTTCCCCGGCAGTGGGCGCCAGTTGTTGTGAATAATTCCCAGTATTTGGTAGCATTCGCTGACCGTAGAGGTAATGATACGCAAGGCTGAGATATCGTATATTTTATCAATATCCCAGTCCTTATGTTTAAGTTTTTGATATAGACTATACAATCGCTTCATTCGATATTCAGTGCGAATGTTTGTTATATCATGCTTCGCGAGACTCTTTTTAAGAGATTTGTATATTTTTTCAAGATGCTTCAATGTCTCCTTACTTTTCATTTTTAAGAGATGAAGAACCTCTTCGTATTTTTCAGGATATACGAAAGGAAAGGCTAAATCTTCAAGCTCTCCCTTTAATTGTCCCATGCCGAGACGGTCAGCAATCGGGGCGTAGATTTCAAGTGTCTCAAGAGCTATTCTTTTTTGTTTGTTTTCTGGAACAAACTCCAGTGTTTTCATATTGTGCAGTCGGTCAGCAAGCTTGATGATAAGAACTCGAAGGTCCTGAGAAGTTGCCACGAATAGTTTGCGGAGACTTTCCGTGTGTTTTTTTGTGCCGTGATATTTCAATGATCCCAGTTTTGTAACTCCTTCCACGAGATATAGTATTTTGTTTCCGAATGAACTTTTCAGCTTTTCTGAAGTTATGCTTGTATCTTCTATTGTGTCATGCAGAAATCCGGCGGATATGGTTCGTGGCCCCATACCAAGCTCCGCTAGAGTTTTTGCTGTTTCAAATAGATGCACAAAATATGGGTCCCCCGAGTTTCTTTTGTGCCCTTTGTGGGCATTGTGCGCAAAGTCGTATGCTTTTGTAATGAGTTTTATATCCCTCTGTGAGGGTGAATTCATCAAATCAATAATTTCCTTAATTTCCGGCATATTTTTTCATTATACATCTGCCGAAGCACTCTGCAATATTATGTAACACTATTTAATTTGTTCGGCTTATGATTTGGGCACTCTTTTTTACTACAACGTACGGGTATTGTTTTTGTGCCTTCCATCATGAGTGACCCACACTCTTTGCACACATCTCCAGTTGGCTTTGCCTTAATAGCATGTTTGCAGGATGGATAGTCCGAGCAGCTGTAAAAGATTCCATACCGTCCTTTTTTTTCTGTCATGGTTCCAATTTTGCATATTGGGCATAGGACTCCGGTTGAGGCGCGTGCTTCTTCTTCCGGATTTTTTCTGACATATTTACATTTAGGATATTTACCACATGCAATAAATCTTCCAAACTTACCATCTCGTTCCACCAATTGCCCAGACTTACACTCCGGACACTCTTCACCCAATTCTTTTATTCCTTCAAGCTTTTCTCCATCTATTGTTCGAGCTCCGTGACACTGTGGGAATTTTGAACAGCTCATGAATTTGCCCTGGCGGGAAAGTTTAAAAACCATAGAAGAATCACACTTGGGACAGGGAAACTCTTTCGGTACCTCGCCTAAGTTTGTGAGTTTTTCTATACCTTCTTTAGCTTTCACTTCTTTTATAAATGGTGTGTAAAAGTCTTTAAGCGTTTTAGAGTACTCTCTTTTTCCTTCCGCTATTTCATCTAGTTCATTTTCCATTTCTGCAGTAAAAGAATCACTTATATATTCCTTGAAATTATTCTCCAGAAATGTACTGACCACGTCCCCAGTGTCCGTAGGGAACAGTGTTTTGTTTTCTTTTTCTACATAACCTCTATCCAAAAGGGTTCGCATTATGGAAGCATAGGTTGACGGTCTTCCTATTCCTCTTTTTTCTAATTCTTTAATAAGACCCGCCTCGGTGTATCTAAAAGGAGGTTGAGTTTGCTTTTCTTCATCGTGCAAATGCAGAAGTGTAAGCGTCTCTCCAGGGGTTGTTTTTGGAAGCTCTACATCTTCTCCACGTGCTTTTGTATCCACCCTAAGCCATCCATCAAAAAGCACCCGTGAACCGTTAATAGCGAAATCAGAAATCTCTTTGTTGCCATCCACCGGTTTTACTTTTACCGTAATTTTGGTTTTTAGAACTTTAGCGTCTGACATTTGCGAAGCAACAGCTCTTTCCCAAATAAGGCGATATAATTTTTTCTGTTCATCGGTTGTTCCGTTAAATTCTTTTGATACGTATGTTGGTCGCACTGCTTCATGAGCTTCTTGCGCAGATTTGCTTCTGGTTTTGTATATACGGGCTGAGGCATACTCTTTTCCGTATTTTTTTTCTACCAAATCCAGTATTTGTGAAATTGCCATTTTGCTCATAGTAATGCTGTCTGTTCTCATGTAGGTAATATGACCTGCTTCATACAGTTTTTGAGCGACACCCATTGTTTTAGAAGGAGCAAAACCCAGCCGCGAACTGGCAGTTTGCTGAAGAGTTGAAGTTGTGAAAGGAGCTCTCGGAGAACGCTTCATCTCAGATTCTTTTACATCTAACACATTCCACATTCCCGCTTTTCCTACAGAGAGAATTCTTTCAACTTCTTCTTTTTTATTTGGTTCTTCTGTACAGGTGAGTGTAAATTTATCCTTCGCATTATTTTTTACATCAGCGGTTATCACCCAAAATGTTTCCGGTTTGAAGGCTCTAATTTCTCTCTCTTTTTCCATTATGATGCGCAGTGCAGGTGACTGGACACGCCCTGCTGAAAGTCCGTATCTCACTTTTTTCCATATGAGCCCAGAGAGATCGTAACCAACGAGTCGGTCCAACACCCTCCGCGCTTCTTGAGCCTTTCGCAAATTCTCATCTATTTTGCGTGGATGCTTTAGTGCCTCTTGCACCGCTTCTTTTGTGATTTCATTGAAAACAATCCGTTTTGGATTTTTTAGATTGGTCAATTCTTTTATATGCCATGCTATAGCTTCTCCTTCACGGTCAGGGTCAGTTGCAAGAATCACCTCGCTTGCACTTTTTGCAAGTTCTTTTATTTCATTAATTATTTTTTCTTTTCCTTTGACGATTTCATAGTGGGGAACAAATCCTGCTTCTATATCTATCGCTTTTTTGTTATTTTTTGGTAAATCACGAACATGGCCCACACTTGCGCGAACAGTGTACTTGTCATCAAGATATTTAGATATTGTTTTGGCTTTTGCCGGAGATTCTACTATTAATAGTTTCATCCCGTTAGTAATAGGACACGGACTGATTTCAATCCTTGCCTAAATATTAAACTTCTGCTGATAATCAATTTTCTTAACATATTGTGTTTCTATGTCCGTGACTACTAACGGGATTCATATTAGTATTTTATGGTGAGGTACAGTTGTATACTAATAATACATAGTCATATATTTGTCAAATTATATGCTGTGGAGTTCTCCGTATTGCTCTCTAATAAGACCCTTTATTTCCATTGCGCTGAGTAAGATGTTTGCATCTTGTATAGATATATTAAGAAGAGCAATAAGTTCGTCACGTGGCAGTGGCTCGTTGAGTAGTTCCACAACTTTCCGTTCTCGCTCGGAGAGATTTTTATTATCTGCTGTACGATTGTGCTTTGTATTAATACCGAGTGCTTTAACGATATCCTCGGCATCTGTAATGACGGCAGCACCAAGGCGCAACAGCATGTGCGGGCCATGTGACGTGTTTGAAAAAATAGGATGAGGTACAGTCAGTACATCTCTATTGTAATCAGTTGCAAGTCGCGAAGTGATAAGTGTTCCGGACTGTCTCTCAGCTTCAATAACCAAAACGGCGTGCGACATCCCAGCCATGATTCTGTTTCTTCTCGGGAAATTATACGGTGTTGCGCGCTCACTTTCTTCAAATTCAGACAGTAGGGCACCTCCCGATGCAATAATTGCCTCTGCAAGCCCTCGGTTTGCACTTGGGTAAAGCACTGACTGACCTAGTCCGGATCCTGGAATAGCGACAGTCGCAAGACCTGCAGTAAGAGCATTGCGATGTGCAAGAGCATCAATTCCAAGAGCCAGTCCAGAGATAATAGTTACATTGTATCCGCGCAGTCCCACGATCAGTTTCTCACAGACCTCTCTTCCGTACGAGGAGTATTTTCTGGAGCCGACAACGCAGAGGCATTTTGAGTCTCTGTGTGGCATAGGACCAACAGCAAACAGTCGCTTTGGTGCATCAGGAATTTCTTCGAGTAGCTTTGGAAAGTCAGAAGGTGCAAGTTGTCTAATAATATAGCCCATAGTATTATCTATTCTATCATGCTCGATATTAAATTTATCAGAGACAATGCCGATCTCATTAAGACAGCGGCGAAAAAAAAGCATATTGAGATTGATGTCGATGCGCTCATAGAGCTTGATAATGAGCGACGGAAACTCATTGCATTAGTAGAAAAGAAAAGGACCGAGCAAAACTCTGCAACGGACTCCATTGCGGCAGAAACAGATGAAGAGAAAAGAAAAAGCGCAATAGCAGAAATGAAAATTCTCAAAGAGAGTTTGCAAAAAGAAGAAAAACTATTGCGGGATATAATGGAACAGTGGCAACGTTTAATGATTCAGGTTCCTAATATTCCCGACGTGTCTGTGCCTGAGGGTGATAGTGATGAAAAAAATAAGGAGATTAAATCCTGGGGCAAGCGACCAAAATTTTCGTTTGAGCCAAAAAGCCACATAGAACTTATGGAGCAATTAGATATGCTTGATCTTAGTCGTGGTGCAAAAGTATCGGGTTTCCGCGGCTACTTTCTCAAAAACGACGGTGCACTTTTAAGTTTTGCAATATGGCATTTCACCCTTGATACTTTTATGGAAAAGGGTGGATTTACTCCCATTATTACACCATCATTGGTGCGGAGAGAGACATTTTTGGGGACTGGATATATTCCACAAGGAGAAGAGGATTTGTATAAGACCCAAGATAGTGACTATCTTGCTGGAACATCGGAGGTGGCATTGATGGGGTATTACATGGATGAGATACTTGAGAAAAAGGATTTACCGGTGAAGTTTTTTGGATTTTCAGACTGCTTTAGAAGAGAGGTGGGTAGTCATGGAAAAGATACAAAAGGAATAATGCGTGTGCATGAGTTTTTTAAATTTGAACAAGTCATTTTGTGCGAAGCAAATCATGAAGAATCGGTAAAGTATCATGAATGGATAAATAGAAATGCAGAAGAGTTAATTGAAAAATTGAATATTCCATATCGTACGGTGCTTAACTGTGGGGGCGATCTCGGACTCGGACAGGTGAAAAAATACGACATTGAGCTATGGGTTCCGTCTGAGAACAAATATCGTGAAATTAGTTCAGCTTCATATTTCCACGACTTTCAGACGAGACGACTCAATATTCGCTATCGCGATGACGATGGGAAATTAAAGTTTGCACACTCACTCAACAGCACTGCTATTGCTACACCACGAGCACTTATTGCACTCATTGAAAATAACCAACAAGAAGACGGGTCTATCGTAGTACCAGAGGTACTCCAGAAGTACATTGGAAAAAACACCATATCAAAAAAAGCAAACTAATATTTGTATATGTTTAGGCGTAATCGTTTAGGGTCTTCTCATCTCAAAACACGCAGAAAGAAATTGCTACTGTATAAATTTATTTTGTTTGTAGTGATAATTATTTTATCTCTTGGAGCTCTTGGGTGGCTTATGGGATTTGATGAAGTCACGATACAAAATATTGTTATTAAAGGGCACTCCATAGTAGATGGGGATTTGTTGCACACACTTGCAGAGACACATTTAACTGGCAGCTATTTTTTTCTGTTTCCTAAAAATAGTATTTTTATCTATCCCAAACACAGCATAGAAGCATCCGTGCTTGAATCATTTAAACGAATTAAAAAAGTTTCGGTATCATTCACAGACTTCCAATCAATCGTGGTTGAGGTAGAGGAACGACAACCTGATGCGCTGTGGTGTGACAACAGTGCAGATATCCAAGGTGGAGTAGGAGAATGCTATTTTCTGGACGATAGAGGCGTTATCTTTGCAAAAGCACCGGTGTTTTCAGGCAATATCTTTTTCAGATATTATGGAGCCGTGGAAGGTAATCCAATAGGGAACACATTCTTGTTGCCCGACGAATTTTCAATACTTCGTTCATTTATCTTATCGCTCTACGGACTCAATATCAGTCCAATCTTTTTGTCTGTTATTGACAAAGACGACATAGCGCTCTACATGGAAGGCGGAAACAAAATTTTATTTGGTAGAAAACAAAATCTCTCCGACATTCTTTCAAACCTTGAATCAATACTGGCATCAGATGAATTTAAAGATACGGGTTTTAGTGAGATTGAATATCTCGATGTACGGTTTGGAAACAAGGCGTATTACAAATACAGAGAATAAAAAATAGTGGAAAGAGTATCAGGCATTGCATATAATATTTGGTCTATGGATCCAGCTGGAAATCACGGATGTATAACAAGTAATTTTTCTATGATTCAACACAGGTCGTTTTTTAGAAACACTTCAAGCAATAGACAAGGGCGTTGTATGTCCGCGTCATATTTCTAACGGGATGGACTGTGGATTTTGGGGAAAGTTAAATAGACCATTTTTTATACAAGCGCCTATGGCAGATGTCACTGACGCGGCGTTTCGGAGAATAATAGTAAAGTATGGAAAACCAGATGTACTCTACACTGAGTTTGTGTCAGCAGACGGTTTGATTCTTGCTGATGAGAAAGGTAGAGAAATTCTAAAAAAGGATTTACTATTTAGCGATACAGAACGACCAATAGTTGCGCAGTTTTTTACTTCTAAGCCAGAAATAATGGAGAAAGCTGCAGCACTTGCAGCCTCACTTCATTTTGATGGAATTGATATCAATATGGGATGTCCGGACAGAGGTATTGAAAAACAAGGGGCGGGTGCGATGCTCATCAAAAATCCAAAATTGGCACAAGATCTTATAGCAGCTGCCAAACGAGGAGCTGGTGCACTTCCAGTGTCAATAAAAACCCGTGTTGGGTACAATAAAAATGAACTTGATGAGTGGTTGCCCTTACTACTCTCTGCCGATCCTGCGGCGGTGATTATACATGCGCGCACTAGGAAAGAGATGTCAAAAGTACCGGCACATTGGGATTTGATTACAGAGGCGGTTGAAATAAGAAATAGACTAAAAAGCAAAACGCTGATTATCGGTAATGGTGATG includes:
- a CDS encoding DUF397 domain-containing protein — translated: MNTMIKDGAFRKSSLSRKPGLHCVEVAHRDDDTIVVRNSKIPGDNKLHFNRREWDAFIRGVKVGEFDI
- the dprA gene encoding DNA-protecting protein DprA, which encodes MGYIIRQLAPSDFPKLLEEIPDAPKRLFAVGPMPHRDSKCLCVVGSRKYSSYGREVCEKLIVGLRGYNVTIISGLALGIDALAHRNALTAGLATVAIPGSGLGQSVLYPSANRGLAEAIIASGGALLSEFEESERATPYNFPRRNRIMAGMSHAVLVIEAERQSGTLITSRLATDYNRDVLTVPHPIFSNTSHGPHMLLRLGAAVITDAEDIVKALGINTKHNRTADNKNLSERERKVVELLNEPLPRDELIALLNISIQDANILLSAMEIKGLIREQYGELHSI
- the topA gene encoding type I DNA topoisomerase, yielding MKLLIVESPAKAKTISKYLDDKYTVRASVGHVRDLPKNNKKAIDIEAGFVPHYEIVKGKEKIINEIKELAKSASEVILATDPDREGEAIAWHIKELTNLKNPKRIVFNEITKEAVQEALKHPRKIDENLRKAQEARRVLDRLVGYDLSGLIWKKVRYGLSAGRVQSPALRIIMEKEREIRAFKPETFWVITADVKNNAKDKFTLTCTEEPNKKEEVERILSVGKAGMWNVLDVKESEMKRSPRAPFTTSTLQQTASSRLGFAPSKTMGVAQKLYEAGHITYMRTDSITMSKMAISQILDLVEKKYGKEYASARIYKTRSKSAQEAHEAVRPTYVSKEFNGTTDEQKKLYRLIWERAVASQMSDAKVLKTKITVKVKPVDGNKEISDFAINGSRVLFDGWLRVDTKARGEDVELPKTTPGETLTLLHLHDEEKQTQPPFRYTEAGLIKELEKRGIGRPSTYASIMRTLLDRGYVEKENKTLFPTDTGDVVSTFLENNFKEYISDSFTAEMENELDEIAEGKREYSKTLKDFYTPFIKEVKAKEGIEKLTNLGEVPKEFPCPKCDSSMVFKLSRQGKFMSCSKFPQCHGARTIDGEKLEGIKELGEECPECKSGQLVERDGKFGRFIACGKYPKCKYVRKNPEEEARASTGVLCPICKIGTMTEKKGRYGIFYSCSDYPSCKHAIKAKPTGDVCKECGSLMMEGTKTIPVRCSKKECPNHKPNKLNSVT
- the serS gene encoding serine--tRNA ligase, producing the protein MLDIKFIRDNADLIKTAAKKKHIEIDVDALIELDNERRKLIALVEKKRTEQNSATDSIAAETDEEKRKSAIAEMKILKESLQKEEKLLRDIMEQWQRLMIQVPNIPDVSVPEGDSDEKNKEIKSWGKRPKFSFEPKSHIELMEQLDMLDLSRGAKVSGFRGYFLKNDGALLSFAIWHFTLDTFMEKGGFTPIITPSLVRRETFLGTGYIPQGEEDLYKTQDSDYLAGTSEVALMGYYMDEILEKKDLPVKFFGFSDCFRREVGSHGKDTKGIMRVHEFFKFEQVILCEANHEESVKYHEWINRNAEELIEKLNIPYRTVLNCGGDLGLGQVKKYDIELWVPSENKYREISSASYFHDFQTRRLNIRYRDDDGKLKFAHSLNSTAIATPRALIALIENNQQEDGSIVVPEVLQKYIGKNTISKKAN
- a CDS encoding tRNA-dihydrouridine synthase; this encodes MADVTDAAFRRIIVKYGKPDVLYTEFVSADGLILADEKGREILKKDLLFSDTERPIVAQFFTSKPEIMEKAAALAASLHFDGIDINMGCPDRGIEKQGAGAMLIKNPKLAQDLIAAAKRGAGALPVSIKTRVGYNKNELDEWLPLLLSADPAAVIIHARTRKEMSKVPAHWDLITEAVEIRNRLKSKTLIIGNGDVMNLDEAKQRVVETSADGVMLGRAIFGNPWLFSGHTPTLEEKLSVMVEHTKMFEELLPHKNFAIMKKHYKSYVEDFPGAKELRAELMETRNADEIEDKVNAFLKKKSSVV
- a CDS encoding ParB/RepB/Spo0J family partition protein, which codes for MSQFYSDSIFWIEIDKIKPNPYQPRRDFDEGKLADLAESIRQYGILQPLVATRHEEQREDGGLSVSYELIVGERRLRASKIAGLTQVPVTIRTGEDDNKMKLEIAIIENVQREDLNPIDRARAFQQLVSEFHFKHSQVAQKIGKSREYVSNSLRLLALPPEIQQSLAEGVISEGHARPMMMLGDRPEEQNTLYKEVMVKKLTVREAEAIARRVAQDKVRKKSSYLDPEIIALEKELTEKLGTRVHIEQREVGGKILIDFFSGDDLKSIAEILHAGGDKKNDVPQDDKPVTEKDIKEEIVASTKDQPVDDRPEVERDGDEDIYSVKNFSI
- a CDS encoding bifunctional (p)ppGpp synthetase/guanosine-3',5'-bis(diphosphate) 3'-pyrophosphohydrolase translates to MPEIKEIIDLMNSPSQRDIKLITKAYDFAHNAHKGHKRNSGDPYFVHLFETAKTLAELGMGPRTISAGFLHDTIEDTSITSEKLKSSFGNKILYLVEGVTKLGSLKYHGTKKHTESLRKLFVATSQDLRVLIIKLADRLHNMKTLEFVPENKQKRIALETLEIYAPIADRLGMGQLKGELEDLAFPFVYPEKYEEVLHLLKMKSKETLKHLEKIYKSLKKSLAKHDITNIRTEYRMKRLYSLYQKLKHKDWDIDKIYDISALRIITSTVSECYQILGIIHNNWRPLPGKIKDYISFEKPNGYQSLHTTVFTGDGGIVEIQIRTEKMNREAQYGVAAHISYKDYFKSKKISPNLLWFKDLLPVMEWGNNSKSAVKKKGPKYTRPTIPQWIQQIAESQKGVSGSEEFLDTLRTDFFSYRVFVFTPRGDVVDLPVDSSPVDFAYAIHSDIGDHISGTKVNGKLVSLETKLRNGDIVEIMTKESSHPTQKWMNFAKTTIARRHIKSTLQKNN